From Xyrauchen texanus isolate HMW12.3.18 chromosome 9, RBS_HiC_50CHRs, whole genome shotgun sequence, the proteins below share one genomic window:
- the LOC127649159 gene encoding gastrula zinc finger protein XlCGF8.2DB-like: MMSIKEEKEDSSYPEPRIIKHEDTEEQRDVLEVKVESQELNDVKEKHQYDKSDHFIIGENSSSCSQTEENFSRKKTRRTKDRFFFICPQCGKTFAHKRDLVRHLRIHTGEKPFTCTQCGKSFTQEGNLKSHQRLHFGVKRFACLQCEKSFLHKGNLKNHMMLHTGEKPFTCTECGKSFAIKRNLERHQQIHTGEKPFTCLQCRKSFLHKEYLKSHMLIHSGEKPFICNHCGKRFTQEKNLKTHLRHHFGEKPHTCLQCGKSFLYKGNLKNHMMSHTGEKPFTCTQCGKSFVIKRNLVRHQQIHTEEKPSTCTQCGKSFTQEEDLQRHLKIHTLLSLMLF; encoded by the exons ATGATGTCTATTAAAGAGGAGAAAGAGGACTCGAGTTATCCAGAGCCACGGATAATAAAACATGAAGATACagaggaacaaagag ATGtgttggaagtgaaagtggaaagtcaagaactgaatgatgTGAAGGAGAAACATCAGTATGATAAATCTGATCATTTCATAATTGGTGAAAATTCTTCTAGTTGCTCACAGACTGAAGAAAATTTCTCACGGAAAAAAACTAGAAGAAcaaaagacagattttttttcataTGCCCTCAATGTGGAAAGACTTTTGCTCATAAACGAGATCTTGTGAGGCacctgagaattcacactggagaaaagcctttcacatgcactcagtgtggaaagagtttcacacaagaAGGAAACCTTAAGAGTCACCAAAGACTTCACTTTGGAGTGAAGCGTTTCGCATGTCTTCAGTGTGAAAAGAGTTTTTTACATAAAGGAAACCTAAAGAATCACATGATGcttcacaccggagagaagcctttcacatgcactGAGTGTGGGAAGAGTTTTGCAATCAAACGAAATCTTGAGAGGCACCAacaaattcacactggagagaagcctttcacatgtctTCAGTGTAGAAAGAGTTTCTTACATAAAGAATACCTTAAGAGTCACATGTTAATTCACAGTGGAGAAAAGCCTTTCATATGCAATCATTGTGGAAAGAGATTTACACAAGAAAAAAACCTTAAGACTCACCTACGACATCACTTCGGAGAGAAGCCTCACACGtgtcttcagtgtggaaagagttttttaTATAAAGGAAACCTAAAGAATCACATGATgagtcacactggagagaagcctttcacatgcactcagtgtggaaagagttttgtaaTAAAACGAAATCTTGTGAGGCACCAACAAATTCACACTGAAGAGAAGCCTTCCACctgcactcagtgtggaaagagtttcacacaagaAGAAGATCTACAGAGGCACTTAAAAATTCACACACTGTTATCCCTGATGTTGTTTTAA